GCGCTGTGCCGTGTTCAAGACCATTACCGCGTCTCTTTCGCCCGGACAGTGACGCCAGCGTCGCCCAGGCCAAGCGCCAGCCAATCAGTGTCCAAGGTCGCGCTTGAGGGTCTCGAACTGCTCTTTGGTCAGTTCGCCTCTGGCAAACCGTTCGCGGGCAATCTGAAGGGCGCGGTCCGTATCGAATACGCTTCCCGCGTGACCTCCGTGCGGCCCTGGATTGAGGGCGCGGACCAGAACCACCAGCCCAACGATGACCACCACCATAAACAGCATCATGCCGATCCATCCAAACGCTCCCGAATTCATCCCGTAACCGTAGCCGTTCATATTGACTCCTCTGTTCTTCTATTGATTGCCTATTGAACGCTGACGCTGTTTCCGGCAGGTTGAACTCTGGGCCTGCCAGATCTTGACGTGGATAAAGGGAAATGGCTCATGGATTCACTCCTTGCGTTCAGGGCGTGGTTGAAAGGATCAGCAGCTTGCCGCGTCACACCTCGGCCAGCACCCGTTGAAATATCCCCCTGGCCTGGTTCCCGAGTGGACCGAGCGCCTCGTTGCCCGTCCGCCCGATAGCCAGGGCCGGGTCGAGAAAGCCCATCTCGGTGCCGGTCTGCGTGCCGATCACGAACGCGCCACAGGGCAGCAGGGCGGCGATGCTCGGGTCGAATTCGAGGGTGTAGAGCACTCCCAGACCCTCTGCCGTAAGTGCGGTCTTCAGCCATTCGAGAACGGCGTCCACATCGGCCTCGACGGTTCGCTTAAGGGCAAAATCGGTCATATCAACCTTCTGATGGGTACGGGTCTACTTGACCTCGCCGAGATAAGCACCGTGCCAGCCATGCACCCAGACCTCTCCGGTGAAGGCATTGACCGACAGCATGCCTTCGATGGTCTTGCGGCCGTAATCGAAGGTGTAGTACCCGGGAAACGGCATCCCTTCGATCACCTTCCCTCCGGGCAGGTACCCGGCCAGGAAGGTGTTGGCGAGCTTCTGGGCCGCTACCTTCATGTACCGAACCGGGGTCGAAGGACCCGAACGGCCCTGACTGACACTTCCGCCCATCATGCCGTTGTCAAACTGGCCACCCTGCATGCCGAAGCGGGTGTTCCAGAGCATGTCCGGTCCGGGTTCCGGCTGGACGATTCCGGTATAGCGGTCGACGAGCACTTCGGCCAGGCCCGCGCCGGTCGTGGTGTCCAACACCTGAACGTAGTAATTCTCAGCGAAGACCATGAAGTCCCTGGTCTTGACCTGCGATCCATAGCGACCCACAAACCCTTGTGCGCGCCTCCGGGCCTCGTCTTGCGAGATGGGACGCGACGAGGGAGCGTAGAGGCTCATCATTCCGCCGCCCATGCCATTGCCGCCCATCATGCCCTGCCCATTTCCCTGTCCTGCTCCAGCACTTCCAGGTTGATCCATCATGCTCTGGGCAAGCACGCTTCCCAGGAGTCCGAATAGGAGCAGCCCGGCACCAATCAGCAGTTGATTGCTCGTCTTCTTCATCATTGACCTCGCTTGATCCTGCACCCAGTTCTGTCCTCTGAATCTAGGTGCAGGACGTTACCAGGCCGTTACCGGAGATGGTTCTGGCAATTTAATTGGGGAGGCGACTGATAAGGTCAGTGGCCGTCTGAACCTCAGACGGCCACTTCAACTGCACGCTGGCTGAGGGAGAAGCTGTGGTAGAGCCAGAGAGCGTACTGGATGATGCTCAGCGGAAGACGGTGGCGGTAGGGCTTGCGGTCAGTCACGGACGCTCAGCCTACCGCGCTTAACTTGCCAGAACCCTCGCGGGCTAGAAAGCGGCCAGGCGAGTCGAGGGCTACCCTGACGGGTTCAGGATCTGGCTTTAAAGAATCTCGTCTTCAGGGACCCCCGGCAGGTTGTGGGAAGCGAAGCAGGGAACAACGCTCCGCTCCAGAAAACCCTTCGGGCGGCGTGGCGAGACTGCTCCGTCTCCAGCAGCTTACTCTCCTCGGAGCGTCGCGGCTGACACACTCAGCAGTCCTGTTCGCCACCTTGGAGTTGCAGGACGCCCACCTGTCAGCGGCCAAGCAGATGACTGCCAAGCCGATTATCATTGTCCAGCGTGTCAGTCGTGTCTGACCAGGTGAAGGCAACGTGACTGTCTGAGCAGCTGACGGAAGCGGGTGTGTCTTGCTAGACTCTGGGTACAGGCGATGGCATGCGCCTTGAACCGCCCAGCGTCCAGCTGATTCTGCCTACCTTCCCAGGACGCAGGGAGTTCTCATGCCAATCTGGACCGGAATTTCACTCGGCGGCGCGCTCGGCGCACTGTCTCGGTATTACTTCAACCTCTTCATCCAGGGGCGGCTCGGTCAGAGTCACTGGGCGTCTTTCCCACTCGGCACGCTGGTCATCAACGTGATTGGCAGTTTCCTGCTCGGTCTGGTCATCGCCCTCAGCGCCAGGGATCTGGTCAGCCCAGAACTGCGGCTGGCATTCGGCACCGGCTTCGTGGGGGCCTTCACCACCTTCAGCACCTTCGAATGGGAGAGTGACCTGCTGCTCCGGAGTGGCGAGTCGGGCCGGGCCGCTCTGTACATTCTCGGCAATCTGCTGAGTGGCTACGTGGCGGTGCTGTTCGGTCGCTGGGTGGCGTCCCGAATCGGCGGCCTCGTATGACTTGGACAGATGCTGCCCTCCTCAAGATTCACCTCGGCGCGACCGATCAGGTGCGCGGCGAATCGACCTTTGACTGGCTGATCCAGGCTGCCAGACAGGCTGGTCTGAAAGGCGCGACCGTCACCCAGGGCAGCATGGGTTTCGGACTGGACGGCGAACTCCGGCACGCCTCGCTCTTCCACTTCGCGCAAAACCTTCCGGTGGTGGTTGAGATAGTTGACGAGGAGGACAAGATCCAGCGCTTTCTGGAGGGTGTCCAGGCCGAGCTAACCGCCTCGGCTCTAATTACCGTGCAGCGCGTGCGGCTTCTTGCTCGCAGTGAGGTGGTCCCGTGAACGCAGTTCTGCGGCTGTACGTGTTGGCTGGCGACCGGCTGGGAGGTCAACCGCTGGAGAGGGTAATTGTGGACACGGCCAAGTCTCTGCATCTGCCCTGGGCCTTTTCCCGACCTGGAATCGCAGGGTATGGGCGGCATGGGCTGGAGGTTGACCTGATGCTGCTGGAGATCAGACCGGACCGCATGCCAATAACGGTTCAGGTGTTCGGCGCGGAAGAACAACTGACGTCACTGCTTCTTCAGTTGCAGGAACGCCAGATGCCAGACCGGACGGTGGTGCTTGAACCGATCGAAATGTCCACCGTAGGCCACCGTACGGGTTGACTTCAAGCGTCAGCAGGGAGGGCCAATTCGCACAGCCCGCCGCCCATGTTTGGTAGGTCTCCTGTCCCAGATTTTGACCATTCGACTGAATTTTACGCTCGAGTGGTCAATTTGAAGGGCAATTCGGCGTTTGATGCAGCGAAATGGGGTTGAAAACCGACGAAATCACGGGATTCGGCAGCTTAAGCTGAGGCACAAAGGCACACAAACGCCGGCTCCTGAGTGGTTATGCCTGGCCCACTGATCCGGCGCTGCAAAACGGTTGTGTTGCCTTAACTTGGTTCACGGCAGTCGGAGGGCGGGGGTAGCCTGAACCTCAGGCCACCCCCGCCGCAACGGTTGACCACGTCTGGAACGCTCGTTTCTGATCACTTCTCCTCACTGCGGCGGAGACACTGGTGCGGGAATGATGGTGGAGATTGGTGATCCAGGCGTGCAAACTCAGGAATTCTTGAGCGCGTTTCTGTCGTCTGAACCCCTGTTGACTTCGCTCTTGTCGCCGTGTCGATCGATGTTCCTGCTCGACGATATTGTTACAACGGGCCTTGGAGATCACTTCTTGGTGGTCGACGTCAGCCAGGCTTGGGATCTGCCGAATCGCAGCTCCGTAACTCTGGAGCTGATCGGTACGAATGACCTCTGGAACGTCATATTCACCCAAAAGCCTTGTCAGGAAGGTCTTCGCCGCCTTGGTATTCCTGTGCCGCTGAAGGAGAATATCGAGTACGAAGCCATACTCATCCACGGCCCTCCAGAGCCAGTGTCGAACACCATCCACCGTCGTATAGACCTCATCCCGGTGCGGCTGTACCTGCTTGAGCGCGTCGAAGCCGCAGAACGAACGGCAGACTTTGCCCAAATGCAGGCTCGGCGGCAAAGGCACCAAACGGCGGGTGGCCAGATCATGCCGGAGCTTGCCGCGCCTGCGCCAAGTCAAGTCATGCAAGAAACCGAAGCATTGACCATCAAGCTTCAGCATCTCACGCTGCCGGAGCTGATTAGGTGGGCTTGCGAACATCATACTGTCTGGGCAAAGGCGCAGAAACGCCTGGTAAAGCCGATCAGGGCAGACAGCCTGGCGAACGATCTAAACCGGGTGAGCGTTCATTACCTCTTTTCCAGCCAGCAGACGCCTGAGTATCAGGATCTGTACGCGCGTCTTATGCAACTCCCGGAGACCCGGGAAGCCCGGCAGCGACTCAAGGAGCGGGTCTATCAGGCCATCGCTCAGCTCTACCCGCATCTGGCACTGGAATGCGAACAACAGAATGGACGTTCCCTGACGCTGCAGG
This portion of the Deinococcus detaillensis genome encodes:
- a CDS encoding SHOCT domain-containing protein, which encodes MNGYGYGMNSGAFGWIGMMLFMVVVIVGLVVLVRALNPGPHGGHAGSVFDTDRALQIARERFARGELTKEQFETLKRDLGH
- the crcB gene encoding fluoride efflux transporter CrcB, coding for MPIWTGISLGGALGALSRYYFNLFIQGRLGQSHWASFPLGTLVINVIGSFLLGLVIALSARDLVSPELRLAFGTGFVGAFTTFSTFEWESDLLLRSGESGRAALYILGNLLSGYVAVLFGRWVASRIGGLV
- a CDS encoding DUF190 domain-containing protein; protein product: MTWTDAALLKIHLGATDQVRGESTFDWLIQAARQAGLKGATVTQGSMGFGLDGELRHASLFHFAQNLPVVVEIVDEEDKIQRFLEGVQAELTASALITVQRVRLLARSEVVP
- a CDS encoding DUF190 domain-containing protein — protein: MNAVLRLYVLAGDRLGGQPLERVIVDTAKSLHLPWAFSRPGIAGYGRHGLEVDLMLLEIRPDRMPITVQVFGAEEQLTSLLLQLQERQMPDRTVVLEPIEMSTVGHRTG